From the genome of Blastococcus colisei:
TGCGGTCCAGCGCACCGAGCAGCGTCCGGGTGCCGATGTCGATCTTCGTGCCCGCGAACGCCGCGCCGTGCGCGCAGACGGTCAGTGCGAGGTCGGGATGCTCCTGGCAGCGGGGGGACGAGGACGCCGACGCCTTCGGACCGCGAGCGACGAGCACCCGTGACTTCTGCCGGGCCAGCGTGGCGCTCACCTCGGTGAAGGAATCGAGCAGTACGTCGTTCATCGCGTGCGTCATGTGCTTCACCCGGCCGCCGACGAGCACGGTGACGTCGGGCGCGGCGACGGCGGCAACCCGCTCGGCGATCTCGCGCAGCGCATCCAGCGCCTTCGGTGCCTGGACCAGCACGACGCGAGCGCCCGCAGCCACCTCGGCGAGCGGCAGGGAGCGGTAGGTGCCCGTCAGGCCGGTGCGCAGGGCGTTGCGGGCCAGCGCCCGCTCGCCGACGAGCAGGTCCTGCGCCACCCGGACGTCGGAGGCGCCGTGCAGGGCTGCCGCGCCGAGCGTGAGCGCGCCGTAGGCGTCGTCGACGACGGCGACCTCGCCGGGCCCGCACAGCGT
Proteins encoded in this window:
- a CDS encoding class I SAM-dependent methyltransferase, translating into MFATLRRAPDVEAPELVAVDATDRLLLDEAAAALTLCGPGEVAVVDDAYGALTLGAAALHGASDVRVAQDLLVGERALARNALRTGLTGTYRSLPLAEVAAGARVVLVQAPKALDALREIAERVAAVAAPDVTVLVGGRVKHMTHAMNDVLLDSFTEVSATLARQKSRVLVARGPKASASSSPRCQEHPDLALTVCAHGAAFAGTKIDIGTRTLLGALDRMAPGAATALDLGCGTAVLAVLLARARPSLEVLAADQSAAAVASARATAEANGVADRIRVIRDDAADSVPDASLDLVVCNPPFHVGVAVVTTAADRLFAAAGRVLRPGGELWTVYNSALRYKPALARTVGPTRVAEQTPKFTVTVSTRR